The sequence below is a genomic window from Clostridium putrefaciens.
CATTTAATCCAAGGTTTAATATTGTATCCATCATTCCAGGCATAGAAGCTCTAGCTCCTGATCTAACTGACACTAGTAATGGGTTTTCTAATCCACCAAATTGCTTTCCAGTAACCTTTTCTAACTCATTTAATTGTTTGTATATTTGATTAGTAACTTCATCTGTTATAGTTCTACCATCATCATAGTATTTGTTACATGCTTCTGTAGTTACAATGAATCCTTGCGGTACTGGTATTCCAATTTTAGTCATTTCTGCAAGATTGGAACCTTTCCCTCCAAGAAGATTTTTCATTGAAGAATCACCCTCATTAAAAAAGTAAACATATTTCTTTTCCATATTAACACTCCTTCGATTGTATAATCTATTGAATTGTATTCTAACGGGACTTTTTTAGTCCCTGTTAGTATAGAATTTACTTTGATTGTCCTAATTTAACAAACAGTTTTGTAATGTTGGTTTTAGAAACCTTTCCAATGATTTTAAGATGTTCTTTTCCCTCTTCAAATATTCTTTCAACTACTGGTAAGCTATCAATTTCATGATCAATTATCTTTTGGGCTACTAAATATGCACTGTCTTCTTTTTCTACAAATATAATATTAGGCATCCTAGTCATTATAATCCCTACTGGAACCTTATGTATATCTGTTCCTCCCATGGCTATTTTTAAAAAGTCTTTTCTAGATATAGCACCTGTGAGCATTCCTTTGTTTTCAACAAATAACGTACCTACATCATTTAAGAAAAGATGTACTATGGCATCGTATACTGTAGTTCCCTCAGATACTACTACAGGCTTAGACATTATATCTTTTGTCTTAATGTCTACTATATAATCATAAATCATGCTATAAGAGGGTTTTTGTGAATAGATATACCCTACCTTAGGGCGTGCTTCTAGTACACCTATCATAGTTAAAATAGCTAAATCTGGTCTTAGCGCAGCCCTTGTAACCCCTAAATGAGAAGCTAGGGTTTCACTTGTAATTGGGTGATTTTCTTTTACTAATCTAATTATTTCTTCTTGTCTTGGCGTTAGCTTAATATTAATCACCTCACTTATCCTCTTAGAATATATCAGCATATTATACTAATATATTCTAATATATTATACACGAAATTCACAAAATAGTATATATCAAATATATATATTCTTCTTTAAATTTTGTGCAATGTCTTTTATTCTTTATCTATATCTTCAAATTTCACAGTATATCTATATACTGGCTCATCACTAATTTTTATATCATCTTTAGATTTTTCTTTTTTAAGTTTGCTTTTTATAATATTTGTCACTCCATTAAACTTACCTTTAATATCTTTAGTAAGGTTATTTGCCTTACTTTTTACAACCTTATTTACAACTTCTATTGTCCCATCATCTTTTGTTATTTCAACTGTTACAGTTGTTAAAGTTGCAGTTGCAAGTCCAATTGCAATAAGAGGCTTCCAAACTGTGGCAATAACCCCTACAGCGATACCAGCATTTATAGGTATATCTACTAGTACCTTATCTTCCTTCTTTATTCTTATTCTATTTATGTTGCCACTATTTACTATGTCTTTAAGCCATTTAGTTAATTCATCTAGGGTAGAATATATCCTTTTTTCTTTATCTTCCAAGTTTGACTCTATATAAATAAGTGAGTCCACTATATTACCTTCATTAATTTCTAAAACTTCTTTAGCCTTTGCGTAAGTAATACCAGCTCGTTCTCTTATTATATCAATCTTTTCTAAAGTTATATCTTCCATAAATTCCACGCTCCCTTTATACACTAAATTATTGAATGTAGCCCTTTATTTGTATCCATCTTATACATCGCTACCATCCGTAGCACCCCTATCCTCTTCAATGTGGCGGATAACGGTTGCTAGGCCCCTGGATAAGTTCTTCCAAGACTCAGATAGAGAGATTTATTCTTTATAAATAAACTCCACCTGTATCTAAGAATTACTTGATAAATTCAAGCATTTGAAGGCTCTTTGGGGTCCTTGCATAATTTAATGAGATCATGGTAGTAAGAACCTTAAATAATTCTTTTCGCACATCTTCACTTAAATTTAATCTATAAAGCTTTTCAAAGGCCATATTAGATAAAAATTTTAATGAATTAAAAGAGGCCTTACTTAAAAAAATTGAATCCACTTTCTCACAGTCATCACACACCCCTCCTCCATAAGTTAAATTTATATAATTAGAGGTTGATATGTTTTTTTTACAAATACTACAATGCTCTAATTCTAAGTCATACCCTGTATATTTTAACAATCTTATTTCAAAAGCCCTTATTAATACTTCATAATTTATAGCACCTGTACTTAAAAGATATAGACAGGTGGTAAAGTCTTTAAAAAGACTTGTGTTACTCTCTTCATCCACCATGGCTATATCTATAAGTTCACAAATATAAGTTGAATAAGTAAGCTTTTCTAGATCATTTAAC
It includes:
- a CDS encoding DUF4342 domain-containing protein — its product is MEDITLEKIDIIRERAGITYAKAKEVLEINEGNIVDSLIYIESNLEDKEKRIYSTLDELTKWLKDIVNSGNINRIRIKKEDKVLVDIPINAGIAVGVIATVWKPLIAIGLATATLTTVTVEITKDDGTIEVVNKVVKSKANNLTKDIKGKFNGVTNIIKSKLKKEKSKDDIKISDEPVYRYTVKFEDIDKE
- a CDS encoding helix-turn-helix transcriptional regulator — protein: MKLTPRQEEIIRLVKENHPITSETLASHLGVTRAALRPDLAILTMIGVLEARPKVGYIYSQKPSYSMIYDYIVDIKTKDIMSKPVVVSEGTTVYDAIVHLFLNDVGTLFVENKGMLTGAISRKDFLKIAMGGTDIHKVPVGIIMTRMPNIIFVEKEDSAYLVAQKIIDHEIDSLPVVERIFEEGKEHLKIIGKVSKTNITKLFVKLGQSK
- the recO gene encoding DNA repair protein RecO → MGDDLVSTYKTNGIVIKVQDFKENDKLVYIFTERLGKIKAIAKGSKRNRSSLLTPTMQLCFGEYVIFKGKNLYTLNEGKVINSFGSLLNDLEKLTYSTYICELIDIAMVDEESNTSLFKDFTTCLYLLSTGAINYEVLIRAFEIRLLKYTGYDLELEHCSICKKNISTSNYINLTYGGGVCDDCEKVDSIFLSKASFNSLKFLSNMAFEKLYRLNLSEDVRKELFKVLTTMISLNYARTPKSLQMLEFIK